One genomic window of Canis aureus isolate CA01 chromosome 15, VMU_Caureus_v.1.0, whole genome shotgun sequence includes the following:
- the LOC144285139 gene encoding ubiquitin carboxyl-terminal hydrolase 17-like protein 6, with the protein MEAAHLHPSEEPQFSVSPKPQSCWSRRGGAEVHGGPSVPETTSPASKTLSSPTDPLAPASAGLPPTKTPLSWKSLSQVGAGLQNMGNTCYVNATLQCLTYTEPLASYMLSQQHGTTCRRQTSCMLCTLQAHLTRVLCHPGRVLWPLPLLLAAFHRHKQEDAHEYLMFILDAMQQACLPEDKPSDPECPQDSTLIQQLFGGYWRSQIQCLHCQGISSTLEPYLDISLDIGAAHSVSQALEQLVKPELLEGENAYHCSKCLEKVPASKVLTLHTSPKVLILVLRRFSDLTGNKMTKEVQYPERLDMQHCLSEQRAGPLVYVLYAVLVHAGRSCHSGHYFCFVKAGNGQWYKMDDAKVSACDVTCALRQPAYVLFYMQKTDLERDLGRESVKEGRLASPEADPTVVGEASGEPATDPSVNHPELEERGEETSKQQMTLDQWRCLQECNRPQPELNVRRREIALPANAVILHHSKYRPETPKNHSQATVDLLTTAAGMLPPQVAEEFDKFFVEWKLLHDQQTPLSVTVDVQL; encoded by the exons ATGGaggctgcccacctccacccctcagagGAGCCTCAGTTCAGCGTCTCTCCCAAACCCCAGTCATGCTGGTCAAGGAGAGGCGGTGCTGAAGTCCACGGAGGACCCTCTGTGCCCGAGACGACATCCCCTGCATCAAAGACGCTCTCCTCCCCGACTGACCCGTTGGCTCCCGCAtcagcagggctgcctcccaccaagacgcctctgagttggaagagcctttcccaggtgggagccgggcttcagaacatgggcaacacttgctatgtgaatgcgaccctacagtgtctgacctacacagagcccctcgccagctacatgctgtcccagcagcacgggaccacctgtaggaggcagacatcctgcatgctgtgtaccctgcaggctcacctgacgcgggttctctgccatcctggacgtgtgctctggcccctgccactcctgcttgCCGCCTTCCACAGACACAAGCAGGAAGATGCCCATGAGTACCTCATGTTCATTCTGGATGCAATGCAGCAAGCATGCTTGCCTGAGGACAAGCCTTCAGACCCTGAGTGTCCTCAGGACAGCACCCTCATCCAGCAACTCTTTGGGGGGTACTGGAGGTCTCAAATCCAGTGTCTCCACTGCCAAGGCATTTCGAGCACTCTggaaccttacctggacatcagccTGGACATCGGGGCTGCTCACAGTGTCAGCCAAGCTTTGGAGCAGTTGGTGAAGCCCGAACTGCTGGAAGGTGAAAATGCCTACCATTGTAGTAAGTGTCTGGAGAAGGTGCCTGCGTCCAAGGTGTTGACTTTGCACACTTCCCCGAAGGTCCTCATCCTGGTCTTGAGACGATTCTCAGACTTGacaggcaacaaaatgactaaggaggtgcaatatcctgagcgccttgacatgcaacactgcctgtctgagcagagggcaggacccttggtttatgtgctctatgccgtgctggtgcacgctgggaggagttgccacagcggacattacttctgttttgtaaaggcaggaaatggccagTGGTATAAAATGGATGATGCTAAGGTCAGCGCCTGTGATGTGACTTGCGCGCTGCGCCAACCTGCCTATGTcctcttttatatgcagaagactGATCTGGAGAGAGACCTTGGGAGGGAGTCAGTCAAGGAGGGAAGACTCGCATCTCCCGAGGCAGACCCCACAGTGgtgggtgaggcctcaggagagccgGCAACCGATCCTTCCGTGAACCATCCTGAGTTGGAGGAGCGTGGGGAAGAGACCTCAAAGCAACAAATGACATTAGACCAGTGGAGATGCCTCCAAGAATGCAACCGCCCTCAGCCTGAACTCaatgtcaggagaagagaaattgctcttcctgcGAACGCAGTCATCCTTCACCACTCCAAATACAGACCTGAGACGCCGAAGAATCATTCTCAGGCGACCGTCGACCTGCTCACCACTGCGGCTGGGATGCTCCCACCTCAGGTGGCCG aggagtttgacaagttctttgtAGAATGGAAATTGTTGCATGACCAGCAAACGCCTCTGAGTGTGACCGTAGATGTGCAGTTGTAA